Proteins encoded together in one Bos indicus isolate NIAB-ARS_2022 breed Sahiwal x Tharparkar chromosome 25, NIAB-ARS_B.indTharparkar_mat_pri_1.0, whole genome shotgun sequence window:
- the POR gene encoding NADPH--cytochrome P450 reductase isoform X1, with protein MNMADSNMDAGTTTSEMVAEEVSLFSTTDVILFSLIVGVMTYWFLFRKKKEEVPEFTKIQTTTSSVKDRSFVEKMKKTGRNIIVFYGSQTGTAEEFANRLSKDAHRYGMRGMAADPEEYDLADLSSLPEIEKALAIFCMATYGEGDPTDNAQDFYDWLQETDVDLSGVKYAVFALGNKTYEHFNAMGKYVDKRLEQLGAQRIFDLGLGDDDGNLEEDFITWREQFWPAVCEHFGVEATGEESSIRQYELMVHTDMDMAKVYTGEMGRLKSYENQKPPFDAKNPFLAVVTTNRKLNQGTERHLMHLELDISDSKIRYESGDHVAVYPANDSALVNQLGEILGADLDIIMSLNNLDEESNKKHPFPCPTSYRTALTYYLDITNPPRTNVLYELAQYASEPTEHEQLRKMASSSGEGKELYLRWVLEARRHILAILQDYPSLRPPIDHLCELLPRLQARYYSIASSSKVHPNSVHICAVAVEYETKTGRINKGVATSWLRAKEPAGENGGRALVPMYVRKSQFRLPFKATTPVIMVGPGTGVAPFIGFIQERAWLRQQGKEVGETLLYYGCRRSDEDYLYREELAGFHKDGALTQLNVAFSREQPQKVYVQHLLKKDKEHLWKLIHEGGAHIYVCGDARNMARDVQNTFYDIVAEQGAMEHAQAVDYVKKLMTKGRYSLDVWS; from the exons ATGAACATGGCAGACTCCAACATGGATGCCGGCACCACCACGTCTGAGATGGTGGCTGAAGAAGTGTCCCTTTTCAGCACGACGGACGTGATCCTGTTTTCTCTCATCGTGGGTGTCATGACATACTGGTTCCtcttcaggaagaaaaaagaagaagtccCCGAGTTCACCAAGATTCAGACCAC gacCTCCTCTGTCAAAGACAGAAGCTTCGTGGAGAAGATGAAGAAGACG GGCAGGAACATCATCGTGTTCTACGGCTCCCAGACGGGGACTGCTGAGGAGTTTGCCAACCGCCTGTCCAAGGACGCCCACCGCTATGGGATGCGGGGCATGGCAGCTGACCCCGAGGAGTATGACCTG GCCGACCTGAGCAGCCTACCAGAGATTGAGAAAGCCTTGGCCATATTCTGCATGGCCACCTACGGCGAGGGGGACCCCACCGACAATGCCCAGGACTTCTACGACTGGCTCCAGGAGACGGACGTGGACCTCTCTGGGGTCAAGTACGCG GTGTTTGCCCTTGGGAACAAGACATACGAGCATTTCAACGCCATGGGCAAGTACGTGGACAAGCGGCTGGAACAGCTCGGGGCCCAGCGAATCTTTGATCTGGGGCTGGGCGACGATGACGGGAA CCTGGAGGAGGACTTCATCACATGGCGAGAGCAGTTCTGGCCAGCCGTGTGCGAGCACTTCGGGGTGGAAGCCACTGGAGAGGAGTCCAG CATTCGCCAGTACGAACTCATGGTCCACACAGACATGGACATGGCCAAGGTGTACACGGGCGAGATGGGCCGCCTGAAGAGCTACGAGAACCAGAAACC CCCCTTCGACGCCAAGAACCCATTCCTGGCTGTTGTCACCACCAACCGGAAGCTGAACCAGGGAACCGAGCGGCACCTCATGCACCTGGAATTAGACATCTCGGACTCCAAAATCAG GTATGAGTCTGGGGACCATGTGGCTGTTTATCCGGCTAATGACTCTGCCCTGGTGAACCAGCTTGGCGAGATCCTGGGTGCCGACTTGGACATCATCATGTCCCTGAACAACCTTGATG AGGAGTCCAACAAGAAgcaccccttcccctgccccacctcctacCGCACGGCCCTCACCTACTACCTGGACATCACCAACCCGCCACGCACCAACGTGCTCTACGAGCTGGCGCAGTACGCCTCGGAGCCCACCGAGCACGAGCAGCTGCGCAAGATGGCCTCCTCGTCAGGCGAGGGCAAG GAGCTATACCTGAGGTGGGTGCTGGAGGCTCGGCGGCACATCCTGGCCATCCTGCAGGACTACCCGTCCCTGCGGCCCCCCATAGACCACCTGTGCGAGCTGCTGCCTCGTCTCCAGGCCCGCTACTACTCCATCGCCTCATCCTCCAAG GTCCACCCCAACTCCGTGCACATCTGCGCCGTGGCCGTGGAGTACGAAACCAAGACGGGCCGCATCAACAAGGGCGTGGCCACCAGCTGGTTGCGGGCCAAGGAGCCGGCCGGGGAGAACGGCGGCCGGGCCCTGGTGCCCATGTACGTGCGCAAGTCCCAGTTCCGCTTGCCCTTCAAGGCCACCACGCCCGTTATCATGGTGGGCCCTGGCACTGGGGTCGCCCCCTTCATAGGCTTCATCCAGGAGCGGGCGTGGCTGAGGCAGCAGG GCAAGGAGGTGGGCGAGACGCTGCTCTACTACGGCTGCCGGCGCTCTGACGAGGACTACCTGTACCGCGAGGAGCTGGCCGGTTTCCACAAGGACGGCGCCCTCACCCAGCTCAACGTGGCCTTCTCTCGGGAGCAGCCGCAGAAG GTATACGTGCAGCACTTACTCAAGAAGGACAAGGAGCACCTGTGGAAACTCATCCACGAGGGGGGCGCCCACATCTACGTGTGCGG GGACGCTCGGAACATGGCGAGGGACGTGCAGAACACCTTCTACGACATCGTGGCCGAGCAGGGGGCCATGGAGCACGCCCAGGCCGTGGACTACGTCAAGAAGCTGATGACCAAGGGCCGCTACTCCCTGGACGTATGGAGCTAG
- the POR gene encoding NADPH--cytochrome P450 reductase isoform X2: MGCTYSAHQDEPIPRTSSVKDRSFVEKMKKTGRNIIVFYGSQTGTAEEFANRLSKDAHRYGMRGMAADPEEYDLADLSSLPEIEKALAIFCMATYGEGDPTDNAQDFYDWLQETDVDLSGVKYAVFALGNKTYEHFNAMGKYVDKRLEQLGAQRIFDLGLGDDDGNLEEDFITWREQFWPAVCEHFGVEATGEESSIRQYELMVHTDMDMAKVYTGEMGRLKSYENQKPPFDAKNPFLAVVTTNRKLNQGTERHLMHLELDISDSKIRYESGDHVAVYPANDSALVNQLGEILGADLDIIMSLNNLDEESNKKHPFPCPTSYRTALTYYLDITNPPRTNVLYELAQYASEPTEHEQLRKMASSSGEGKELYLRWVLEARRHILAILQDYPSLRPPIDHLCELLPRLQARYYSIASSSKVHPNSVHICAVAVEYETKTGRINKGVATSWLRAKEPAGENGGRALVPMYVRKSQFRLPFKATTPVIMVGPGTGVAPFIGFIQERAWLRQQGKEVGETLLYYGCRRSDEDYLYREELAGFHKDGALTQLNVAFSREQPQKVYVQHLLKKDKEHLWKLIHEGGAHIYVCGDARNMARDVQNTFYDIVAEQGAMEHAQAVDYVKKLMTKGRYSLDVWS, translated from the exons ATGGGGTGCACCTACTCAGCTCATCAGGACGAGCCCATCCCGAG gacCTCCTCTGTCAAAGACAGAAGCTTCGTGGAGAAGATGAAGAAGACG GGCAGGAACATCATCGTGTTCTACGGCTCCCAGACGGGGACTGCTGAGGAGTTTGCCAACCGCCTGTCCAAGGACGCCCACCGCTATGGGATGCGGGGCATGGCAGCTGACCCCGAGGAGTATGACCTG GCCGACCTGAGCAGCCTACCAGAGATTGAGAAAGCCTTGGCCATATTCTGCATGGCCACCTACGGCGAGGGGGACCCCACCGACAATGCCCAGGACTTCTACGACTGGCTCCAGGAGACGGACGTGGACCTCTCTGGGGTCAAGTACGCG GTGTTTGCCCTTGGGAACAAGACATACGAGCATTTCAACGCCATGGGCAAGTACGTGGACAAGCGGCTGGAACAGCTCGGGGCCCAGCGAATCTTTGATCTGGGGCTGGGCGACGATGACGGGAA CCTGGAGGAGGACTTCATCACATGGCGAGAGCAGTTCTGGCCAGCCGTGTGCGAGCACTTCGGGGTGGAAGCCACTGGAGAGGAGTCCAG CATTCGCCAGTACGAACTCATGGTCCACACAGACATGGACATGGCCAAGGTGTACACGGGCGAGATGGGCCGCCTGAAGAGCTACGAGAACCAGAAACC CCCCTTCGACGCCAAGAACCCATTCCTGGCTGTTGTCACCACCAACCGGAAGCTGAACCAGGGAACCGAGCGGCACCTCATGCACCTGGAATTAGACATCTCGGACTCCAAAATCAG GTATGAGTCTGGGGACCATGTGGCTGTTTATCCGGCTAATGACTCTGCCCTGGTGAACCAGCTTGGCGAGATCCTGGGTGCCGACTTGGACATCATCATGTCCCTGAACAACCTTGATG AGGAGTCCAACAAGAAgcaccccttcccctgccccacctcctacCGCACGGCCCTCACCTACTACCTGGACATCACCAACCCGCCACGCACCAACGTGCTCTACGAGCTGGCGCAGTACGCCTCGGAGCCCACCGAGCACGAGCAGCTGCGCAAGATGGCCTCCTCGTCAGGCGAGGGCAAG GAGCTATACCTGAGGTGGGTGCTGGAGGCTCGGCGGCACATCCTGGCCATCCTGCAGGACTACCCGTCCCTGCGGCCCCCCATAGACCACCTGTGCGAGCTGCTGCCTCGTCTCCAGGCCCGCTACTACTCCATCGCCTCATCCTCCAAG GTCCACCCCAACTCCGTGCACATCTGCGCCGTGGCCGTGGAGTACGAAACCAAGACGGGCCGCATCAACAAGGGCGTGGCCACCAGCTGGTTGCGGGCCAAGGAGCCGGCCGGGGAGAACGGCGGCCGGGCCCTGGTGCCCATGTACGTGCGCAAGTCCCAGTTCCGCTTGCCCTTCAAGGCCACCACGCCCGTTATCATGGTGGGCCCTGGCACTGGGGTCGCCCCCTTCATAGGCTTCATCCAGGAGCGGGCGTGGCTGAGGCAGCAGG GCAAGGAGGTGGGCGAGACGCTGCTCTACTACGGCTGCCGGCGCTCTGACGAGGACTACCTGTACCGCGAGGAGCTGGCCGGTTTCCACAAGGACGGCGCCCTCACCCAGCTCAACGTGGCCTTCTCTCGGGAGCAGCCGCAGAAG GTATACGTGCAGCACTTACTCAAGAAGGACAAGGAGCACCTGTGGAAACTCATCCACGAGGGGGGCGCCCACATCTACGTGTGCGG GGACGCTCGGAACATGGCGAGGGACGTGCAGAACACCTTCTACGACATCGTGGCCGAGCAGGGGGCCATGGAGCACGCCCAGGCCGTGGACTACGTCAAGAAGCTGATGACCAAGGGCCGCTACTCCCTGGACGTATGGAGCTAG